The window CGGTACGCCCACGCCACCACGCCACTCCGGACCGGTACTCGCCGGGGACCGTCCGGGACACCGTCCAGTGCCGTCCGCCGTCCCGGGTGACCGCCGCACCATCGGGTGCGGACGTCTCCGCGGCGTAGTCACCGCCGACTGCGATGCCCTGCCCGTGACCCCGGAAGGCCAGCGAATAGATCCCGGCGCTCGGGCCGCTCGGCACCGGTGAATCGGTCACCGACCAGTTCCACCCGCCGTCGGCGGAGGAGAACACCCGGGCCGTGGCGTCGCCGCCGGTCGCGAACCAGGCCCGCCGCCCGGCCGAGACCAGGCAGGTGCCGCTGGCCGCGAAGGCGAACTCACCCGGCAGCGCGTCGGGCATGCCGCCGGTCGGCCGGGTCTGCCAGGTCCGGCCGCCGTCCCGGGTGGCCAGGATCCGGAACTTCCCACCGACCGGGTCGGACAGGGCCAGCCCGTGCCGCCGGTCGAGGAAGGTCAGACAGTCGTAGAAGGCGGCCGGATCGTCGTTGCGGAACGTCTCGGTCCAGGAGGAGCCGCCGTCCGAGGTCGAGTAGATCCGGGAGTCCGGGCCGTTGCCGATGGTCAGGGCCACCGCGTGTCGGGAGTCGAAGGCCTCGATGTCCCGGAACTGGAGGGCGGCCGCGTCGGGTGGGCCGACCGAGGCCCAGGTGCGCCCGCCGTCCACGGTCCGCAACACCGTCCCGGCCGATCCGGCCGCCCACGCGACGTTCTTCGTGACCGGAGCCAGCCCACGGAACCGTGCGGTCGAGCCGGTGTCGGTGAGCTGCCAGGACAGTCCGGGACCCGGGGTGAATCCGGTGCCGCCGGCCACGACGAGGGCGAGCACTGCGATGGACAGTTTTCGATGCAACGTCATGCCGGGGAACCTACCGTGTCAAGCGGCGGATCTCGATGGGCTCGGTATCGGGGTCGGCGTCGGTGTGTCGTTGGCCAGAAGTCGCCCGGCGAGCAGGCCGCAGCCCAGGATCAGCACCGCGGCGATCAGGGCGAGCAGCCCCTGTGTCATCGGCTGCGATCTCCGGCCCGGTAGTCGCTGGAAGTCGCTGAACGCATCACCCATCACCGGTCCCCTCTCGACGCTCCCCACCCCGATTCTCAACGGGCGGAAGGCTTCGATGGACATCACTCGTCAGGGATCAGCCGAACAACCGGCCCGGTCTCACCCGTCCAGCAGGGCGCGCAGCCGAACGCTGTCCGCCGTGGTCCAGCCGGGTGGTGGCGCCAGGGCGGCCCAGCCGTCGACGGTCTCCGATCGGTACGAATGCCCGTGCCCGGTCGGCACCTTGTTGGAGAAGACCAGGTCGCAGGTGATCTGCCAGAACGTGATGCCCGGGTACCAGTGCATGTCCGGCGTGACGTCCGGCGCCCGCTGCCCGATCAGCCACTGTGGTTTCTTCCACAGCAGGTCCCAGCTCCACCAGACCACCGGGTCGGTCGCGTTCTGCAGATAGACCACCTTCGGTCGGGGGCCGGACATGTCTCGCAGCTCGGCCGCGTCGTCGGCGAACTCCACCGGCAGCGCCGGATAGGCCGGGTCCCAGATCGGGCTGCCGGCGGCCCGGCCCTCGGTGAGCGTCCGGTGGGTCGGGTTGGCGAACGTCGGCCCCAGCAGCAGCGCCCCGTCCGCCCCGTCGACCAGGCGCTCCGGTGTCCCGAAGGTCATCTCCATCCCGTACGTCCCGAGGCTCTCGCCGAACAGCAGCAACCGCGGCCGCGTCGCGACCGGGAGCGTCACCCACCTCGCGCGCACCGCGCTGATCAGTGCGTCCGCGGCGTCGGCCACCTCGGACCGGTCACCCATGAAGGCGAAGAAGCTGGGCAGATACGAATACTGCATGGACACCAGCGCGGTGTCCCCGGCATACATGAACTCCAGCGACCGGGGGACCTTGTTGTCCACCCAGCCGGTGCCGGTCGGGGTGATCACGGCGATCACCGCCCGGTCGAAGGCGCCGGTCCGGTCCATCTCGCGGACCACCAGCTCGGCCCGCTCCGTCAGGGTGTCGGCCGAGGTGAGGCCGGCGTAGACGCGGATCGGCTCGATCGCGGGCCGCCCGGCGAACGTGGACAGCTCCTCGACCGTGGGGGTCCCGGCCACGAACGTGCGGCCCTGGCGGCCCAGCGAGTCCCACGCGACGTACGACTGCGGGCCGCCGGAGCGCAGCGTGGACGCCGGGACGGTGACGCCGCTGCCGGTCCCGCTGTTCTCCACGGCGGCCAGCCGGTCGACGGTGGTGAACAGGTTGGCGATCAGCAGACCGTCGAAGGCCGAGTAGGCCAGCACGGCCACCACCAGGGTGCCTGCGCAGTAGGCGGCGCGCTGCGGGACGACCCGGCGGAACAGCAGCGCGCAGCCGTACGTGGACAGGCGCAGGAACCGGGCGATCAGCAGCAGCAGGCCGAAGGTGAGGAGGCTGGCCCCGACGGTGCGGGCGATGTCGTACTCCGGGACGGGCTCCATCCCGAGCCGGATCCGCAGGTCACGCTGCCAGCGGGTGCCGAGCCAGAGGAAGATCACCACCATCACCGGCACCACCGCGGCCAGGGCCGCCCAGGCGATCAGCGCGGTCCGGGCGAGGAACGGCCCGTGCAGGCGGCGGGCCAGCGCCCCGGCGGCGGCGCCCAGCGCGTAACCCATCGCGGCGGTGATCCCGGCGACCACACCCTGGAGGAACCAGGCGCGCGGCAGCAGCGACGGGGTGAAGGACAGGCAGTAGAAGAGTGCGGCCAGTCCGGCGCCGGTGACGCTCAGACCGGAGCGGACGATGCGGCGCGGGCCGGGCGGTGCCGGGGGGAGCGGGTCGTCCTCGGGGGATCGGCGGGGGGAGGGAATCCGGGAGAGCAGCGCCCTCGGCCATCCGGGAGGGGACGCCACCACAGGTCTGAGCATCCGGTGCTCCGTTTCGTCGGGCCGGTCCCACACCGGGTGTGACGACATCGACCCGATGCGTTGCTTATCCATCATCGTGGTCGATCCGGTTGAGCGCCGCCTCATTTCCCTCGGGGTATTCCCTGGTTTCTTCTCCGGGGTTCATTCACTTCCGGCCTCGCCTGCCGATGACATGCGGTGAGGAGGAACTCGATGCGGCTGCGTAACTGGATCGCGGTGCTGGTCAGCGTGTTGTTGCTGGCTGGGGCCGGTGTCGCCGGCATTCTGGTGAACCGATCGACCGTGCAAGCGGTGGAGAAGGTGCACCGGACCGACACCACCGCGCTCGGCGACAACAACGCTGAGCTGACCGGTCAGCTCCAGTACTACTCCACGGTCGAGCTGGGCAAGATCGGCGCCCTGATCGCCTCGGCCGGTGCGACCACGCCCGCGCAGGCCAAGGCGGCGCTGATGGCCGCGGCGAAGAAGACCAACACCTTCCAGTACGGCCTGCTCATCACCGATGCGAACCGGAACGTGTTGCTGGCGAGCAGCGACTCGGCCCGGCCGGCCACCGACGACGTCGGCTGGCAGCGGATGTGGGCTCAGCTCGAAACCGCCGCCGGGAACACCTCCGAGACGGATGACTACGGCTTCTCCAACGTGATGCAGGTGGCCGGCGGCGACGCAGCCAAGCCCGCCTCCTATGTGGCCGCGGTGGCGGTGCCGTTCAAGCGGAACGGTGTCCTGGCCGGGTACCTGATCGGGTTGAACCACATCTCGTCGACCTCGCTACAGGGGTACATGCGAGAGCTGAAGAGCGACTACCACCGCACCACGATCGTGGACACCAGCGGCCGGGTCGGTGCGGCCAGCCTGGACGAGGTGCTCGGCACCACGGTCAACCCGGAGATCCTGAGGAGCCGGAGCGGGACCTCGGCCTTCGTCGAGTATCTCGAGGGCGAAGAGAAGATGATCGCCGTCGTGATCGACATCGATCACAGCGGGTGGTACTACGTCCGGACCCAGACCAAGGCGTCCTTCGACGGTGTGGTCTACAACCGCAGCCAGACCCTCAACCTGACGCTGCTGGCGATGCTGGTGATCGGTGTGGTCGGCATCACTCTGCTCGGCTACCGGACCCAGATCACCAGGCGCCGTGCCGACGAACGCTTCCAGGCGCTCTTCCAGCACGCCCCGGACCTGGTGTCGGTGCTCGACGGTCAGGGCCGGATCATCTTCAGCAGCCCGAGCACCACCTCGATCCTCGGGTTCCCGTCCGGCTCGCTGGCCGGGCACAGCGTCTTCGACGTGGTGCACAACGAGGACCAGCCGCAGATGCGGGAGCAGTTGTTCGCCCTGCTCGCCGACCCGGCCGGGGTGATGCGCCTGCAGTGCCGGGTGCGCACCGCGGACGGCCAGTTCCGCTGGTTCGACTTCACCGCCTCCAACCAGATGGCCAACCCGTCGCTGAACGGCGTGGTGATCAACGCCCGGGACATCT of the Actinoplanes sichuanensis genome contains:
- a CDS encoding WD40/YVTN/BNR-like repeat-containing protein, with amino-acid sequence MTLHRKLSIAVLALVVAGGTGFTPGPGLSWQLTDTGSTARFRGLAPVTKNVAWAAGSAGTVLRTVDGGRTWASVGPPDAAALQFRDIEAFDSRHAVALTIGNGPDSRIYSTSDGGSSWTETFRNDDPAAFYDCLTFLDRRHGLALSDPVGGKFRILATRDGGRTWQTRPTGGMPDALPGEFAFAASGTCLVSAGRRAWFATGGDATARVFSSADGGWNWSVTDSPVPSGPSAGIYSLAFRGHGQGIAVGGDYAAETSAPDGAAVTRDGGRHWTVSRTVPGEYRSGVAWWRGRTALAVGPTGSDVSWNGGVTWRRFDTGSFDAVACTDDGSCWASGRDGRIARLKS
- a CDS encoding alpha/beta hydrolase, whose product is MLRPVVASPPGWPRALLSRIPSPRRSPEDDPLPPAPPGPRRIVRSGLSVTGAGLAALFYCLSFTPSLLPRAWFLQGVVAGITAAMGYALGAAAGALARRLHGPFLARTALIAWAALAAVVPVMVVIFLWLGTRWQRDLRIRLGMEPVPEYDIARTVGASLLTFGLLLLIARFLRLSTYGCALLFRRVVPQRAAYCAGTLVVAVLAYSAFDGLLIANLFTTVDRLAAVENSGTGSGVTVPASTLRSGGPQSYVAWDSLGRQGRTFVAGTPTVEELSTFAGRPAIEPIRVYAGLTSADTLTERAELVVREMDRTGAFDRAVIAVITPTGTGWVDNKVPRSLEFMYAGDTALVSMQYSYLPSFFAFMGDRSEVADAADALISAVRARWVTLPVATRPRLLLFGESLGTYGMEMTFGTPERLVDGADGALLLGPTFANPTHRTLTEGRAAGSPIWDPAYPALPVEFADDAAELRDMSGPRPKVVYLQNATDPVVWWSWDLLWKKPQWLIGQRAPDVTPDMHWYPGITFWQITCDLVFSNKVPTGHGHSYRSETVDGWAALAPPPGWTTADSVRLRALLDG
- a CDS encoding sensor domain-containing diguanylate cyclase, which gives rise to MRLRNWIAVLVSVLLLAGAGVAGILVNRSTVQAVEKVHRTDTTALGDNNAELTGQLQYYSTVELGKIGALIASAGATTPAQAKAALMAAAKKTNTFQYGLLITDANRNVLLASSDSARPATDDVGWQRMWAQLETAAGNTSETDDYGFSNVMQVAGGDAAKPASYVAAVAVPFKRNGVLAGYLIGLNHISSTSLQGYMRELKSDYHRTTIVDTSGRVGAASLDEVLGTTVNPEILRSRSGTSAFVEYLEGEEKMIAVVIDIDHSGWYYVRTQTKASFDGVVYNRSQTLNLTLLAMLVIGVVGITLLGYRTQITRRRADERFQALFQHAPDLVSVLDGQGRIIFSSPSTTSILGFPSGSLAGHSVFDVVHNEDQPQMREQLFALLADPAGVMRLQCRVRTADGQFRWFDFTASNQMANPSLNGVVINARDISENRAFQERLEHEAQHDPLTGLPNRRRMTDKLHSTLRADAVAVLFVDLNGFKPVNDRHGHEIGDELLRQVADRLSACVRTEDVLSRVGGDEFVILMPGTVAPDDAIAMAGRVRYVLELPFRIDGHEIGIGASVGVHLAPAATDPDEALRAADHAMYEIKHSTRIPEGVTVRVGRHRAAD